One Jeotgalibaca porci genomic region harbors:
- a CDS encoding DUF1538 family protein, producing the protein MNAISLKKTKRQLIRINIGLVYTIIGLILFLNGSECRIYGCESQCRLFTV; encoded by the coding sequence TTGAATGCAATCAGTCTTAAAAAGACGAAACGTCAATTGATTCGGATTAATATCGGCTTGGTTTACACCATTATTGGATTAATTCTCTTTCTTAACGGGAGTGAATGCCGGATTTATGGATGCGAGTCGCAGTGTCGGTTATTTACTGTCTGA
- the leuS gene encoding leucine--tRNA ligase, whose amino-acid sequence MSYNHNTIEKKWQKYWEDNTTFKTEQKSDKPKYYILDMFPYPSGQGLHVGHPEGYTATDILARTKRAQGFNVLHPMGWDAFGLPAEQYALDTGNDPAEFTAHNIKTFKRQIQSLGFSYDWDREINTTDPEYYKWTQWIFTKLYEKGLAYEAEVSVNWCPALGTVLANEEVVDGVSERGGHPVYRKPMRQWMLKITAYAERLLDDLELVDWPDSIKDMQRNWIGRSEGSNVTFKIKGTDKDFTVFTTRPDTLFGATYAVMAPELPLVQEIMSAEQAAEVKAYVDSIATKSDLDRTDLAKEKTGVFTGAYAINPVNGKEMPIWISDYVLSTYGTGAIMAVPAHDQRDYEFAKRFDLAIVPVLEGGNVAEEAFVGDGLHINSEFLDGLDKDTAIKTMNEWLVENGVGESVVSYRLRDWLFARQRYWGEPIPVIHWEDGTTTTVPENELPLLLPKTDKIKPSGTGESPLANIEDWVNVTDPETGLKGRRDTNTMPQWAGSSWYFLRFMDPHNEEALVGEEALDYWGNVDLYIGGAEHAVLHLLYARFWHKFLYDIGIVKTKEPFQKLFNQGMILGENNEKMSKSKGNVVNPDDIVEAFGADTLRLYEMFMGPLDASTAWSEKGIEASRRFLDRVWRLVIDEEGNVRDRVTKVNRGELDKVYHQTIKKVTEDYEQLHFNTAISQMMIFVNEANKVDALPITYIEGFVQVLAPIAPHMTEEIWKKLGHTVSVTKAAWPIYDEKFLVEDEVEVVFQVNGKVKSRSSVPAAATKEELTEIAMADEKVKEAIAGKQVRKVIAVPGKLVNIVAN is encoded by the coding sequence ATGTCTTATAATCACAATACGATTGAAAAGAAATGGCAAAAATACTGGGAGGATAACACAACCTTCAAGACAGAACAAAAATCGGATAAACCAAAATACTACATTTTAGATATGTTCCCTTATCCATCAGGTCAAGGCTTGCACGTTGGGCATCCTGAAGGGTACACAGCGACAGATATTCTTGCCCGTACGAAACGTGCACAAGGTTTTAACGTTTTACATCCGATGGGGTGGGATGCATTTGGGTTACCAGCAGAACAATATGCGTTGGATACAGGTAATGACCCAGCTGAATTTACAGCTCACAACATTAAAACTTTTAAACGCCAAATTCAATCATTGGGATTCTCTTATGACTGGGATCGCGAAATCAATACTACAGATCCAGAGTACTATAAATGGACCCAATGGATTTTTACGAAGCTCTATGAAAAAGGCTTAGCTTATGAAGCGGAAGTTTCAGTTAACTGGTGTCCGGCACTGGGGACTGTTTTGGCAAACGAAGAAGTTGTAGATGGTGTGAGTGAACGTGGAGGTCATCCTGTTTACCGTAAACCAATGCGACAATGGATGCTTAAAATTACAGCTTATGCTGAGCGTCTATTAGATGACTTAGAATTAGTTGACTGGCCAGATAGCATTAAAGATATGCAACGCAACTGGATTGGTCGCTCTGAAGGATCAAATGTTACTTTCAAAATTAAAGGAACTGATAAGGACTTTACTGTGTTTACAACGCGTCCGGACACTTTGTTTGGGGCAACGTATGCAGTTATGGCACCAGAATTGCCATTAGTACAAGAAATTATGAGTGCTGAACAAGCGGCAGAAGTAAAAGCATATGTGGATTCAATTGCTACTAAGAGTGATTTAGATCGTACTGATTTAGCAAAAGAAAAAACCGGTGTCTTTACGGGTGCTTACGCAATTAACCCTGTGAATGGTAAAGAAATGCCGATTTGGATTTCTGATTACGTTTTGTCTACTTATGGAACAGGCGCAATCATGGCTGTACCTGCTCACGACCAACGTGACTATGAATTCGCTAAGAGATTCGATTTGGCTATCGTTCCGGTTCTAGAAGGCGGAAATGTAGCAGAAGAAGCATTTGTAGGCGATGGTCTGCATATAAACTCTGAATTCTTGGATGGCTTGGATAAAGATACAGCAATTAAAACAATGAATGAATGGCTAGTAGAAAATGGAGTCGGCGAATCTGTCGTTTCATACCGTCTGCGTGACTGGTTATTTGCCCGTCAACGTTACTGGGGAGAGCCAATTCCAGTCATTCACTGGGAAGATGGCACGACAACGACTGTTCCTGAAAATGAATTGCCATTGTTACTGCCTAAGACAGACAAAATTAAACCAAGCGGTACCGGCGAATCACCTTTGGCAAATATTGAAGACTGGGTTAATGTAACAGATCCAGAAACAGGTCTAAAAGGACGTCGTGATACAAACACAATGCCACAATGGGCAGGTAGCTCATGGTACTTCTTGCGCTTTATGGATCCACATAATGAAGAAGCACTTGTAGGGGAAGAAGCGCTTGATTACTGGGGAAATGTCGACCTATACATAGGGGGAGCAGAACACGCAGTGCTTCACTTGTTATACGCTCGTTTCTGGCATAAATTCCTTTATGATATCGGCATTGTTAAAACAAAGGAACCGTTCCAAAAACTATTTAACCAAGGAATGATTCTTGGTGAAAATAACGAAAAAATGTCTAAATCTAAAGGGAACGTTGTGAACCCGGATGATATCGTTGAAGCATTTGGTGCGGATACATTGCGTCTCTATGAAATGTTTATGGGTCCATTGGATGCAAGTACAGCTTGGAGCGAAAAAGGAATTGAAGCCAGCCGTCGTTTCTTGGACCGTGTCTGGCGTCTGGTTATTGACGAAGAAGGCAATGTCCGTGATCGTGTTACAAAAGTAAACCGCGGTGAATTGGACAAAGTTTACCACCAAACAATTAAGAAAGTAACCGAAGATTATGAACAATTGCACTTCAACACGGCGATTTCTCAAATGATGATTTTCGTTAACGAAGCTAACAAAGTAGATGCTTTGCCAATTACTTATATCGAAGGTTTCGTTCAAGTGCTTGCGCCAATCGCGCCGCATATGACCGAAGAGATTTGGAAGAAGCTGGGTCACACCGTAAGTGTGACAAAGGCAGCTTGGCCGATATATGATGAAAAATTCCTTGTCGAAGATGAAGTTGAAGTTGTCTTCCAAGTAAACGGTAAAGTGAAATCCCGCAGCAGTGTTCCTGCAGCAGCAACAAAAGAAGAGTTGACAGAGATTGCGATGGCTGATGAGAAAGTTAAAGAGGCAATTGCAGGCAAGCAAGTGCGTAAAGTGATTGCTGTCCCAGGTAAACTTGTTAATATTGTTGCGAACTAG
- a CDS encoding P-II family nitrogen regulator, whose amino-acid sequence MLDAFNTKFSFEKRNTGIIFSVSLSSCLGITHKAPPHTDLPAENKSGIVGIFTVVDKGMGEEIIAISNEDACFGGTIMPAHGSADHSHKIFTLSVQAEKETVLMLVPAGKVASVRNKLMDNHNFKKANSGIFFTFDVNAFYGLAKNTSDGTEVKSEETGPQYDAIWAVVPSGKDVAVIESAEKGGSTGGTIFHARGSHVVENGFFLSALEPEKELVMLIAKREDAEAISHSINEDLRLDNPGTGVLFVFPIGNPTGLFVK is encoded by the coding sequence ATGCTGGATGCGTTCAACACCAAATTTTCTTTCGAAAAACGTAATACAGGGATTATATTCTCTGTTTCGTTGTCAAGTTGTTTGGGAATCACGCATAAAGCACCGCCGCATACTGATCTGCCGGCAGAAAATAAATCAGGAATTGTTGGCATCTTTACGGTGGTTGATAAGGGAATGGGCGAAGAGATTATCGCTATTTCAAATGAAGATGCCTGTTTTGGCGGAACAATTATGCCTGCACACGGCTCTGCGGATCATTCGCATAAGATTTTTACTCTCTCGGTTCAGGCTGAAAAAGAGACGGTCTTAATGCTTGTCCCGGCAGGAAAGGTTGCATCTGTACGGAATAAATTAATGGACAACCATAATTTTAAGAAAGCAAATTCAGGGATTTTCTTTACATTTGATGTGAATGCCTTTTATGGATTGGCTAAGAATACCTCAGATGGAACTGAAGTAAAGAGCGAAGAAACAGGGCCCCAATACGATGCGATTTGGGCGGTTGTTCCTTCCGGAAAGGATGTCGCTGTAATTGAATCGGCAGAAAAGGGAGGATCTACTGGCGGAACTATTTTCCACGCACGTGGTTCACATGTCGTAGAGAATGGTTTCTTCTTGAGCGCACTAGAACCGGAAAAAGAATTAGTGATGTTGATTGCCAAAAGAGAAGATGCTGAAGCAATCAGTCACAGTATCAATGAAGATTTACGCTTGGATAATCCGGGAACCGGTGTCCTATTCGTGTTTCCAATCGGGAATCCTACCGGGTTATTTGTCAAATAA
- a CDS encoding tRNA (mnm(5)s(2)U34)-methyltransferase, which translates to MLERAITYSHTLLRQTVKTGDIVIDATVGKGNDTLFLASLVGQTGHIHGFDVQEEAIAITKEKCLQAGVLEQVSLHHIGHEQAHTFLEPDCELGAVIYNLGYLPGSDKRITTMRESTLTSIDTLLPRLRVGGLMLLVVYSGHMQGKDEKEGVLDYVMTLDQNAYSVLQYGFINQKNNPPFLLAIEKRKHVQTS; encoded by the coding sequence ATGTTAGAGAGAGCCATTACTTATAGTCATACGCTCTTGCGTCAAACAGTAAAAACGGGAGACATAGTCATAGATGCTACCGTTGGAAAAGGAAACGATACCCTCTTCTTGGCGTCGCTAGTCGGACAGACCGGACACATTCATGGATTTGACGTTCAAGAGGAAGCAATCGCCATTACTAAAGAAAAATGTTTACAAGCCGGTGTCTTAGAACAGGTCTCGTTACATCATATCGGGCACGAACAGGCACATACGTTTCTAGAACCAGATTGTGAGTTAGGGGCGGTTATTTATAATTTGGGTTATTTGCCCGGCAGCGACAAGCGTATTACAACCATGCGAGAATCAACGTTGACCAGTATTGATACGCTGTTACCGCGCTTACGTGTTGGTGGATTAATGCTCTTAGTTGTCTATAGTGGACACATGCAAGGAAAAGACGAAAAAGAAGGAGTCTTAGATTATGTGATGACTCTGGATCAAAATGCGTATTCTGTTCTCCAATATGGCTTTATTAATCAAAAGAATAATCCGCCTTTCCTATTGGCTATAGAAAAAAGAAAACACGTACAAACATCCTAA
- a CDS encoding formate--tetrahydrofolate ligase: MKSDIQIAQENVMLPIVEIAERLNLEMDDLKLYGKYKAKIDQNAIAQLDTKDDGKLILVTAINPTPAGEGKSTVTVGLGDALALAGKNSMIALREPSMGPTMGMKGGAAGGGYAQVQPMDEINLHFTGDMHAITATNNALSAFIDNHLQQGNELDIDSRRITWKRVMDINDRALRNIVVGMGGPTNGVPREDGFDITVASEIMAILCLATSMEDLKKRLGNIVFGYNRKREPLTVRDLKMEGALTLILKDALEPNLVQTLYHTPAFVHGGPFANIAHGCNSVIATKTALKLADYVVTEAGFGADLGAEKFLDIKVPELGKAPDAIVIVATIRSLKMHGGIKVADLKDTVDPSAVARGFANLEKHIQNMQRYGVPVVVAVNAFTQDTKEEIAVVQESCKNLGVICEIADVWGKGPEGGLDLAQAVIAATEQEMTYKPLYDPQKTTIEEKITAVVREIYGGDTVVFTPKARQQMKQFSRHGWEHLPVCMAKTQYSLSDNPKQLARPEGFSITIREFVPKIGAGFIVALTGDILTMPGLPKQPAALNMDVLEDGTVVGLF; encoded by the coding sequence ATGAAGAGTGATATACAGATTGCACAAGAAAATGTGATGCTGCCCATCGTGGAAATTGCAGAGCGCTTAAACTTAGAAATGGATGACTTGAAATTATACGGTAAATACAAGGCAAAAATCGATCAAAACGCGATTGCGCAATTGGATACTAAAGATGATGGCAAACTTATTTTAGTTACAGCTATTAACCCGACCCCTGCTGGTGAAGGGAAATCTACCGTAACAGTTGGCCTTGGCGACGCCTTAGCTTTGGCAGGTAAGAACAGTATGATTGCCTTGCGTGAGCCATCAATGGGCCCAACGATGGGAATGAAAGGTGGAGCAGCAGGTGGTGGCTATGCACAAGTACAGCCAATGGATGAAATCAACCTGCATTTTACCGGTGATATGCATGCCATAACCGCGACAAACAATGCCTTATCTGCCTTCATTGATAATCATCTGCAACAAGGAAACGAATTAGATATTGATTCTCGTAGAATCACCTGGAAACGTGTCATGGACATTAATGATCGTGCATTAAGAAATATTGTCGTGGGGATGGGTGGACCGACTAACGGTGTGCCGCGTGAGGATGGCTTTGATATTACGGTTGCCAGTGAGATTATGGCTATATTATGTCTGGCGACATCTATGGAAGACTTGAAAAAACGTTTGGGAAATATTGTGTTTGGTTATAATCGTAAGAGAGAACCGTTAACTGTCCGTGACTTAAAAATGGAAGGTGCTTTGACGTTAATACTAAAAGATGCGTTAGAACCAAACCTTGTTCAAACACTGTATCATACACCTGCTTTCGTTCACGGTGGACCGTTTGCGAATATCGCTCATGGCTGTAACAGTGTTATTGCAACGAAAACAGCGTTAAAACTGGCTGATTACGTGGTCACAGAAGCGGGCTTTGGAGCTGATTTGGGGGCTGAAAAATTCTTGGATATCAAAGTTCCAGAACTCGGTAAAGCACCGGATGCGATTGTTATAGTAGCGACGATTCGTTCTCTAAAGATGCACGGTGGTATTAAAGTTGCTGACTTAAAAGACACGGTTGATCCAAGCGCAGTTGCGAGAGGCTTTGCAAATCTTGAAAAACATATCCAAAATATGCAACGATATGGCGTTCCCGTAGTAGTTGCTGTTAATGCTTTTACGCAAGATACGAAAGAAGAAATTGCAGTAGTACAAGAGAGCTGCAAAAATCTCGGGGTAATATGTGAAATCGCGGATGTATGGGGTAAAGGACCGGAAGGCGGTCTTGATTTGGCGCAGGCAGTTATCGCTGCAACAGAACAAGAAATGACTTACAAACCTCTTTATGATCCCCAAAAGACAACGATTGAGGAAAAGATTACGGCCGTTGTTCGCGAAATATACGGAGGAGATACGGTTGTCTTCACACCAAAAGCACGCCAACAAATGAAACAGTTTAGCCGTCATGGTTGGGAGCATCTGCCGGTTTGTATGGCCAAAACACAATATTCTTTATCCGATAATCCAAAACAATTAGCCCGTCCGGAAGGCTTTTCCATTACGATTCGTGAATTCGTACCTAAAATTGGTGCTGGCTTTATCGTTGCTTTAACGGGTGATATTTTGACAATGCCTGGGTTACCGAAGCAACCGGCTGCTCTAAATATGGATGTGTTGGAAGACGGTACGGTGGTTGGATTGTTCTAG
- a CDS encoding LysM peptidoglycan-binding domain-containing protein, whose amino-acid sequence MSSSRKQVIKKRKLTLLNDKLKHTSLRMRKSFALIGASALIPSLVAPTIQTKAAEVSVKGQTAQHQNPFLNSIIPAASKIAEKNDLYASVMMAQAILESGWGQSTLAKSPNHNLFGIKGDYEGETVAMDTLEDSGNQNYYQINAEFRKYPSYSESLEDYAALIRGGTNWDPSYYSGAWKSNTQLYQDATQHLTGRYATDTAYATKLNAIIQTHGLTNYDTPSSPSNQTGTKPVTTVPGASYSVKAGDTLYKIANMHGISVVQLMEWNQLNSSNIYVGTTLKVNATVPVSVEKPTPTTPAPSANSVYTVKSGDSLWRISQTQGVTVAQIKAWNNLKSDFIAPGQVLKVATTSTQPKPSPTPTPGVTQTQGTYTVKNGDTLYKIANELGVSVASIKTLNNLRTDMIYPGQKLLTNKTTTVVETPEKVEKETTTTQTYTVKNGDSLFAIASRLGTSVANLKAVNNLKSDMIHPGQKLVTTQVSATKPQEIVSRPVQSAPTTNANTYTVKNGDTLYKIASQLGITLAQLKEVNQLKSDIIYPGQILTGQKAATVVQTPVTTPVVTAPATTGNYTVKAGDTLYKIATTVGVTVAQVKSWNNLPSDIIFVGQTLHLKASETAKETSKPENVTTGYTVKSGDTLYSIARVNGVSVTQLLEWNNTTSDTIYPGQTLRVK is encoded by the coding sequence TTGAGCAGTTCAAGAAAACAAGTAATCAAAAAAAGAAAACTAACTCTATTAAACGATAAACTTAAACATACGTCCCTTAGAATGCGGAAAAGTTTCGCACTTATCGGTGCTTCTGCCCTTATTCCTTCACTAGTAGCACCTACTATACAAACAAAAGCGGCTGAAGTATCCGTAAAAGGACAAACCGCTCAGCATCAAAATCCGTTTCTTAATTCGATCATTCCCGCTGCGTCTAAAATCGCTGAAAAAAATGATCTTTATGCTTCTGTCATGATGGCTCAGGCTATCTTGGAAAGCGGCTGGGGACAAAGTACACTTGCAAAATCACCTAACCATAATCTCTTTGGGATTAAAGGGGATTATGAAGGCGAAACTGTAGCGATGGATACCTTAGAAGACAGCGGTAATCAAAATTACTACCAAATTAATGCGGAATTCCGTAAATACCCATCTTACTCAGAATCATTAGAAGATTATGCAGCCCTTATACGTGGAGGCACGAATTGGGATCCGTCTTATTATAGTGGTGCTTGGAAAAGTAATACTCAATTGTATCAAGATGCTACACAGCATTTAACAGGTCGTTATGCAACAGACACTGCATACGCAACTAAATTAAACGCAATTATTCAGACGCATGGTTTAACAAATTACGATACGCCTTCTTCACCAAGTAACCAAACTGGGACCAAGCCCGTAACGACTGTCCCAGGCGCTTCTTATAGTGTCAAAGCTGGCGATACCTTATACAAAATTGCGAATATGCATGGTATTTCGGTTGTACAATTAATGGAATGGAACCAATTAAATAGTTCAAATATCTATGTTGGCACGACTCTAAAAGTGAATGCAACCGTGCCAGTTAGTGTTGAAAAACCAACACCGACTACACCAGCTCCATCTGCAAATAGCGTCTATACAGTGAAGTCCGGTGACTCTTTGTGGAGAATTAGCCAAACACAGGGTGTAACAGTTGCTCAAATCAAAGCATGGAATAACCTGAAAAGTGATTTCATTGCGCCGGGACAAGTATTGAAAGTAGCAACTACTAGCACTCAACCAAAACCGAGTCCGACACCAACTCCGGGGGTGACGCAAACGCAAGGTACTTACACTGTCAAAAATGGTGATACTTTGTATAAGATTGCCAACGAACTAGGCGTTTCCGTAGCTTCTATAAAAACGCTAAATAATTTGCGAACAGATATGATTTATCCAGGACAAAAATTACTAACGAATAAAACGACAACGGTGGTTGAAACACCTGAAAAAGTTGAAAAAGAAACCACTACAACACAAACGTATACCGTAAAAAATGGCGATTCTTTATTTGCGATTGCATCACGTCTAGGTACGAGTGTAGCGAATTTGAAAGCAGTAAATAATTTGAAATCCGATATGATTCATCCGGGCCAAAAATTAGTGACAACTCAAGTGTCTGCTACGAAACCACAAGAAATAGTTTCACGTCCGGTACAATCTGCACCGACTACAAACGCGAATACGTACACGGTTAAGAACGGAGATACGTTGTACAAAATTGCGTCTCAGTTAGGCATAACATTAGCGCAGCTGAAAGAAGTGAATCAACTAAAATCAGATATCATTTACCCGGGCCAAATCTTGACAGGCCAAAAAGCGGCTACTGTGGTTCAAACACCCGTTACAACACCAGTTGTTACAGCACCTGCTACAACTGGGAACTATACAGTAAAAGCGGGCGATACCTTATATAAAATCGCAACGACTGTCGGCGTAACCGTAGCGCAGGTTAAGAGTTGGAACAATCTGCCATCGGATATTATTTTCGTAGGACAAACACTTCACTTAAAAGCGTCAGAAACAGCAAAAGAAACATCTAAGCCAGAAAATGTAACTACTGGCTATACTGTGAAGTCGGGCGACACACTTTATTCGATAGCGCGTGTAAATGGTGTTTCTGTAACACAGTTGCTGGAATGGAACAATACAACAAGTGATACAATCTATCCGGGTCAGACGTTGAGAGTTAAATAA
- the lepA gene encoding translation elongation factor 4 yields the protein MNLEQMKERQKKIRNFSIIAHIDHGKSTLADRILQQTHTVADREMQAQLLDSMDLERERGITIKLNAVEVTYLANDGEEYIFHLIDTPGHVDFTYEVSRSLAACEGAILVVDAAQGVEAQTLANVYLAIDNELEIIPVINKIDLPAADPERVRKEVEDVVGIDASEAILASAKAGIGIDELLEQIVEKIPAPTGELEKPLQALIFDSAYDPYRGVVLNVRVENGVLRPGDTIRMMASGKEYDVTEVGILSPKAIKRDFLMVGDVGYVTATIKNIQDARVGDTVTLANNPAQEPLEGYRKLNPMVYCGIYPVESSDFNDLREALEKLQLNDASLQFEAESSQALGFGFRTGFLGLLHMDVIQERIEREFGLDIITTAPSVIYNIEKTDGTTLSIDNPSELPDATEVEKIEEPYVKASIMVPNDYVGAVMEIAQRKRGNFMTMDYLDDNRVNVIYEMPLAEIIFDFFDTLKSSTKGYASLDYELIGYKSSNLVKMDILLNGEQVDAFSSIIHRDSAYHRGRAITEKLQKLIPRQQFEVPIQAAIGHKILARTTIKALRKNVLAKCYGGDVSRKRKLLEKQKEGKKRMKQVGSVEVPQEAFMAVLKIDEQD from the coding sequence ATGAATTTAGAGCAGATGAAAGAAAGACAGAAAAAGATAAGGAACTTTTCCATTATCGCCCATATTGACCATGGGAAGTCGACATTGGCAGACCGGATTCTGCAACAGACACACACGGTGGCAGATCGTGAAATGCAGGCCCAATTGTTGGATTCCATGGACTTAGAGCGTGAACGTGGGATTACCATTAAATTGAATGCTGTCGAAGTGACCTACCTAGCGAACGATGGGGAAGAATATATTTTCCATCTAATCGATACGCCTGGTCATGTCGATTTCACTTATGAAGTTTCGCGTAGTTTGGCTGCTTGTGAGGGTGCAATCCTTGTCGTGGATGCCGCACAAGGTGTTGAAGCCCAAACCCTAGCAAACGTTTATTTAGCAATTGACAACGAACTGGAAATTATTCCGGTTATTAATAAAATCGATTTACCTGCTGCAGATCCTGAACGTGTGAGAAAAGAAGTAGAAGACGTTGTAGGAATTGATGCAAGTGAAGCGATCCTGGCAAGTGCCAAAGCAGGAATCGGAATTGATGAACTGTTAGAGCAAATTGTCGAGAAAATTCCGGCACCAACAGGGGAATTGGAAAAGCCTTTACAAGCATTGATTTTTGACTCTGCCTACGATCCATATCGTGGGGTTGTATTAAACGTTCGAGTTGAAAATGGTGTTTTGCGTCCGGGCGATACAATTCGGATGATGGCTAGCGGGAAAGAGTATGACGTAACGGAAGTTGGTATTTTGTCACCGAAGGCCATTAAACGTGATTTCTTGATGGTTGGTGATGTAGGCTACGTGACTGCTACCATTAAAAACATCCAGGATGCTCGTGTAGGGGATACTGTTACATTGGCTAACAATCCTGCTCAAGAGCCGTTAGAAGGGTACCGTAAGCTAAATCCAATGGTTTACTGTGGTATTTATCCAGTAGAGTCATCAGACTTCAATGATTTGCGTGAAGCGTTGGAGAAGTTGCAGTTAAACGATGCTTCTTTACAATTCGAAGCTGAATCTTCTCAAGCTTTAGGTTTTGGTTTCCGTACTGGATTCTTGGGACTATTGCATATGGACGTTATTCAAGAACGGATTGAACGTGAATTCGGTCTGGATATTATTACGACTGCTCCTTCTGTTATTTATAATATTGAGAAAACAGACGGAACGACACTGTCAATTGACAACCCGTCTGAATTACCGGACGCAACAGAAGTTGAAAAAATTGAAGAACCATATGTAAAAGCAAGCATTATGGTACCCAATGATTACGTAGGTGCTGTTATGGAAATCGCACAACGTAAACGTGGGAACTTTATGACAATGGACTACTTGGACGACAATCGTGTAAATGTCATTTATGAAATGCCATTAGCAGAAATTATCTTTGATTTCTTCGATACATTGAAATCAAGTACCAAAGGCTATGCGTCACTTGATTACGAATTGATAGGTTACAAATCAAGTAATCTGGTTAAAATGGATATCTTATTGAATGGCGAACAAGTGGATGCTTTCAGTTCTATTATTCACCGCGATTCAGCCTACCACCGTGGTAGAGCCATCACAGAGAAACTGCAAAAACTTATCCCGCGCCAACAATTCGAAGTGCCGATTCAAGCTGCTATTGGACATAAAATCCTAGCCCGTACAACAATCAAGGCGCTTCGTAAGAACGTTTTGGCAAAATGTTACGGGGGTGACGTTTCTCGTAAACGTAAGTTATTAGAGAAACAAAAAGAAGGTAAAAAACGTATGAAACAAGTAGGATCCGTAGAGGTTCCACAAGAAGCGTTTATGGCTGTTCTTAAGATTGACGAGCAAGATTAG
- a CDS encoding DUF1538 domain-containing protein → MNAGFMDASRSVGYLLSETKGNIWVIVVGVIFGVLTIPAEPSVHVLTDQIEDETAGAIKARTVMFSLAIGVGLAVGLSILRIVIPALELWHILLPGMAIALILSYFVPVGCTGKGNAGCVQHQIFFRKT, encoded by the coding sequence GTGAATGCCGGATTTATGGATGCGAGTCGCAGTGTCGGTTATTTACTGTCTGAAACCAAAGGGAATATTTGGGTAATCGTAGTAGGCGTTATCTTCGGTGTATTAACAATTCCAGCAGAGCCATCTGTTCACGTTTTAACGGATCAAATTGAAGATGAAACAGCTGGTGCGATTAAGGCACGGACAGTCATGTTCAGTTTGGCGATAGGGGTAGGATTGGCAGTGGGATTATCTATCTTGCGTATCGTTATCCCGGCTCTAGAATTGTGGCATATTTTGCTACCAGGAATGGCAATAGCGCTTATTCTATCCTATTTTGTTCCGGTCGGCTGCACAGGAAAAGGAAATGCTGGATGCGTTCAACACCAAATTTTCTTTCGAAAAACGTAA
- a CDS encoding DUF1538 domain-containing protein: METEIVYRFLIGSVLIMIGMPLFLLGVDISIERIGEDMSQSLIQTNKMKIVMVGSFIFGFIISVAEPDLHILAQQVSAVTNNLIPQMTLVITVSLGIGLMIALGMYRILKSIRLNRFITIVYGLIFVLALFNSGDFLAIAFDASGSTTGSITVSFMLALAGGASAITRSGLEEDTDSFGLLGIASTGAILGVLIMGMISPNSNLAGNIPVDTVQSSGVIGTFLDQIPLTAKDSFLS, from the coding sequence ATGGAAACAGAAATCGTTTATCGCTTTTTAATCGGTTCAGTTCTGATTATGATTGGTATGCCCCTATTTTTATTGGGAGTAGACATCAGTATCGAGAGAATTGGGGAGGATATGAGTCAGTCACTCATCCAAACAAATAAGATGAAGATTGTCATGGTCGGAAGTTTTATCTTTGGCTTTATTATTTCGGTAGCTGAGCCTGATTTACATATATTGGCACAACAAGTAAGTGCTGTTACAAATAATTTAATTCCACAAATGACATTGGTTATTACGGTGTCCTTAGGAATAGGTTTAATGATTGCACTCGGGATGTATCGTATTTTGAAGAGTATACGTCTCAATCGTTTTATAACCATTGTATATGGACTCATTTTCGTTCTGGCATTATTTAATTCAGGTGATTTCCTGGCGATAGCATTCGATGCATCAGGATCTACAACCGGCTCGATTACAGTATCGTTTATGCTGGCCTTGGCTGGTGGGGCATCTGCTATTACGCGGAGTGGTCTGGAGGAAGATACTGACAGTTTTGGGCTGTTGGGGATTGCTTCAACGGGAGCCATACTGGGAGTATTAATAATGGGGATGATTAGTCCTAACAGTAATTTGGCAGGAAACATTCCTGTAGATACTGTTCAGTCTAGTGGTGTAATTGGTACATTTTTAGATCAAATACCCCTTACAGCGAAAGATTCTTTCCTGTCTTAA